GGGGCGGGGCCTCGTGGCCGTGGGAGACCATCGTGCGCTCGCCCTCGTACGCCATCGAGACGGTGACGGGGCTGTGCCAGCCGGGGAGGGTGTGGGACATCGACAGGTCGATGCCCTCGCCCTGTTCGAGCGCGTCCCAGCAGTACTCGCCGTAGTGGTCGTCCCCGAAGGCGGCGGCGAGCGAGGTCCGCAGGCCGAGCCGGGCGAGCGCGGCGGCCATGTTGGCGACGCCGCCGGGGCTGGAGCCCATGCCGCGCGCCCAGGATTCCGTGCCGCGGACCGGGGCGGAGTCGAGGCCGGTGAAGATGATGTCGAGGAAGACCGTTCCCGTCAGGAAGACGTCGCAGCCCGGTTCTTGGGGATCCCGCACCGGACCGAGCGGGTCCAGTTTCATGGGTCGGCTGATGCGGCTGTCCCGACTGGTCACGGTGTGCTCCCCGTTTCGTGCGTGTGCGGATCGAAGTCTCGTGAATGTGTCGAAGAGTCGTTTCTGCAAGTCGGCTTGAGGTGGAAAGCAGCGACCCCTGCCCCGGTTCGGCAGACGCAAACCCCAGTGTGACGCACATCACCGCCGGGTGGCTCTTCTGTCGACCGTCGAGCGCTTGATAAACAGGTGCACCGCCCACTCTCCGGAACCCTCGTTCCAGCTGCGCAGCAACGGAAACACCCGTGTCGATCACCTCCCCCGCGCCCTCGTCCGCGCACCCCGCCGCCTGGCCCCTGGTGGCCCTTTTCACAGCCGGATACGCGGCGCCCTACCTCCTCCCGACCGTGGTCGGCCGGCTCGACGCGTACCTTCCGCTGAGTCCCGCCCAGGCCGGTCTGATCGGCTCGGCCCTGCTGCTCGGATCCGCCGGCGCCGGGTTCACCCTGGCCTCCCGCATCCCCCACCACGGGCCCCGCGCCCTGGCCCGGCTCGGGCTGCTGCTCGCCGTCGCGGGCTACGGAACCGCGGCGTCGACCTCCCTGCTGCCCCTGGTCGTCGTGGGCGCCGTGGTCGGCGGCTTCGGCTCCGGGACGGCGACCGCCGTTGCCGCCTCCGGGATCGCCGGGACGCGCGATCCGCACCGCACCTCCGCCCTCGGACTGCTGTCGGTGTCGGCGACCGCGGGCGCGCTCTACCTGACGCTGCCCCGGTTCGGCGGCGACCTGCTCGGACACGGGCTGCCGTTCGCGGCCATAGCGCTGGTCGCCGCGGCGGTCTGGCCCGCGACCTCCCGGCTCGGCGGCCCGGCCGGCGCCGGCCCCGCCGTACGGACCTCCGGGCGCCTTCCCTACCCGCGCGCCGGGGTGGTCCTGGCGGGCGGCCTGCTGCTGTGGTCGCTCGCCCAGAACTCGCTGTGGGGGGTCAGCGGCCGGATCGGCGCCGAGCAGGCGGGCCTGTCCGAGGTCACCCTCGGCATGGTCTTCGCCGCGGCGCTGGGCGCCGGCCTGGTCGGCGTCACGGCCGCCTCCGCCCTCGGCTCCCGGTGGGGCCGGGCCGTCCCGATCGGCGCGGGCACCGCGGTGATCGCCTGCTGCGTGGTGGCGGCCACCTCCGCTCGGGGCCTGGGCGGCTTCGCGGCCGGGGAGGTCCTCTGGAACGCCTTCTACCCGGTGGTCCTCTCGTACGTCATCGGTCTGGCGGCGGCCCTGGACCCGCGCGGCCGGTGGGCGGTGCTGGCCGGCTCCGCCTCCTCCCTCGGGGTGGCCTGCGGACCCGTCACCGGCAGCCTGCTCGCCGAGGCCCTCGGCTTCCCCGGCATGGGTCTGATCCTGGGCGCCCTGCTGCTGGCGGTGGCCTGGCCGATGACCGCCGTGGCGCTGCACGCGGGCGGCCGCCCGCTGGTGCCGGGGTCGGTCCGGCGCCGCGGCGGCGCGCCGGCGGCCGTGCTGGCCGCGAGCGCGGGCGCCCCGACGGGCGCGGTGCCCCGGGTCGGCGCTCCGGAGCTGGAGGTCGCCGAGATCTCGGTGCGCCCCGTGCGCCGAATGCCCCGAAGGGTCCTGCTACTCTCCCCCGCGACCCGGCGCGCCCGTGCCCGGACCGAGGACAGGGCGCGCGTCTGAGCCGTCTCCTGCTAGCTCCGCTTGGGCACCGGTACCCGTACGAGGTCGGCGGCGATCGTCAGTTCGCCCGTGTAGCCGGCCGCGCGGGCCTGTCGCTCGAACTCGGTCGGGTCGGAGTAGCGCTGCGAGAAGTGCGTCAGCACCAGGTGCCGGACGCCCGCGTCGCGTGCCACCCGGGCGGCCTGACCGGCGGTCAGGTGGCCGTGGTCGGTGGCGAGTCGCTCGTCCTCGTCGAGGAAGGTCGACTCGATGACGAGCATGTCGCAGCCCTCCGCGAGCGCGTACACGCCCTCGCAGAGCCGGGTGTCCATGACGAAGGCGAACCGCTGCCCGGGCCTGTGCTCGCTGACGTCGTCCAGGGTGACGCCGTTCAACTCCCCCTCGCGCAGCAGCCGGCCCACGTCCGGCCCCTTGACCCCGCGTTCCGCGAGCAGCCCCGGCACCATGCGGCGCCCGTCCTGCTCGACGAGCCGGTAGCCGAAGGCCTCCACCGGGTGCGAGAGCAGTCGCGCCTCCAGGGCGTACGCGGCCTCGCGCGCCAACGTCCCGTCGGCGGACACCGGTTCCTCGCGGAGCGGGACGGTCTCGCGGTAGGCGGTGGCGTATCGGAGCCGGTCGAAGAACTTCTGCCCCGAGGCCGGGTAGTGCGCGGTGACC
This region of Streptomyces sp. NBC_00513 genomic DNA includes:
- a CDS encoding MFS transporter encodes the protein MSITSPAPSSAHPAAWPLVALFTAGYAAPYLLPTVVGRLDAYLPLSPAQAGLIGSALLLGSAGAGFTLASRIPHHGPRALARLGLLLAVAGYGTAASTSLLPLVVVGAVVGGFGSGTATAVAASGIAGTRDPHRTSALGLLSVSATAGALYLTLPRFGGDLLGHGLPFAAIALVAAAVWPATSRLGGPAGAGPAVRTSGRLPYPRAGVVLAGGLLLWSLAQNSLWGVSGRIGAEQAGLSEVTLGMVFAAALGAGLVGVTAASALGSRWGRAVPIGAGTAVIACCVVAATSARGLGGFAAGEVLWNAFYPVVLSYVIGLAAALDPRGRWAVLAGSASSLGVACGPVTGSLLAEALGFPGMGLILGALLLAVAWPMTAVALHAGGRPLVPGSVRRRGGAPAAVLAASAGAPTGAVPRVGAPELEVAEISVRPVRRMPRRVLLLSPATRRARARTEDRARV
- a CDS encoding ribonuclease Z, which produces MSVREFVVLGTASQVPTRSRNHNGYLLRWDGEGILFDPGEGTQRQMLRAGVAAHDINRICVTHFHGDHSLGLAGVIQRINLDRVPHPVTAHYPASGQKFFDRLRYATAYRETVPLREEPVSADGTLAREAAYALEARLLSHPVEAFGYRLVEQDGRRMVPGLLAERGVKGPDVGRLLREGELNGVTLDDVSEHRPGQRFAFVMDTRLCEGVYALAEGCDMLVIESTFLDEDERLATDHGHLTAGQAARVARDAGVRHLVLTHFSQRYSDPTEFERQARAAGYTGELTIAADLVRVPVPKRS